In Vespula vulgaris chromosome 7, iyVesVulg1.1, whole genome shotgun sequence, a single window of DNA contains:
- the LOC127065361 gene encoding ferritin-2 heavy chain, whose translation MFLLGILCALFITVSADSCYSKVEETCKSALPANKNSLFPNCNATFGSIKELQADLQAYANAHIESSYELLLMSTQFGNYESNRDGFKALYRKLSDKTWEDAINIIKFITKRGGRMNFNQLPRYKKNGKESKILQFNEINSLAKALDIEKQLAEEALNIHSKAQHHTKQDPSIAHYVEEQFMEQQADCVRQLAGHINDLKKLLLTDHDASISVFLFDEYLKKTV comes from the exons ATGTTTCTACTAGGAATATTGTGTGCCCTTTTCATCACTGTCTCAGCAGATTCTTGTTATAGTAAAGTTGAAGAAACTTGTAAATCTGCACTTCCTGCAAATA AAAACTCATTGTTCCCGAATTGTAATGCCACATTTGGGAGTATCAAGGAATTACAGGCCGATCTTCAAGCATACGCAAATGCTCATATTGAATCTAgctatgaattattattaatgtcaaCTCAGTTTGGAAATTATGAATCAAATCGAGATGGCTTTAAAGCATTATATCGTAAACTTTCAGATAAAACATGGGAAGAtgctattaatataataaaattcattaccAAAAGGGGTGGTAGAATGAATTTCAATCAATTGCcacgatataagaaaaat GGGAAGGAGAGTAAAATATTACagtttaatgaaattaatagttTAGCTAAAGCACTTGATATTGAAAAACAACTTGCAGAAGAAgctttaaatattcattcaaaAGCACAACATCACACCAAGCAAGATCCATCTATAGCTCATTATGTAGAAGAACAATTTATGGAACAACAGGCTGATTGTGTGCGTCAATTAGCTGGACATAtaaatgatttgaaaaaacTGTTATTGACAG